The Glycine soja cultivar W05 chromosome 8, ASM419377v2, whole genome shotgun sequence genome has a window encoding:
- the LOC114423732 gene encoding ER lumen protein-retaining receptor, which translates to MNIFRLAGDMTHLASVLVLLLKIHTIKSCAGVSLKTQELYALVFACRYLDIFTNYVSLYNTTMKLIFLGSSFSIVWYMRYHKVVRRSYDKDQDTFRHYFLVLPCLLLALLINEKFTLKEVMWTFSLYLEAVAILPQLVLLQRTRNIDNLTGQYVFLLGAYRGLYILNWIYRYFTEPHFVHWITWISGLVQTLLYADFFYYYFQSWKNNKKLHLPA; encoded by the exons ATGAATATTTTCAGGTTAGCCGGGGACATGACCCATTTGGCCAGCGTCCTCGTCCTTCTTCTCAAGATCCACACCATCAAATCCTGCGCCG GTGTCTCATTGAAGACTCAAGAACTCTATGCACTCGTTTTTGCTTGTCGCTACCTAGATATCTTTACTAATTATGTATCTCTCTATAATACCACTATGAAGTTGATATTCTTGGGAAGCTCATTTTCTATTGTGTGGTACATGAGGTACCACAAGGTTGTTCGTAGATCATATGACAAAGATCAAGATACCTTTCGCCATTACTTTCTTGTATTGCCCTGCTTACTATTGGCCCTATTAATCAATGAGAAATTCACATTAAAGGAG GTCATGTGGACATTTTCCCTGTATTTGGAAGCTGTTGCTATACTTCCTCAACTAGTACTTTTACAGAGAACTAGAAATATTGACAATTTGACTGGACAGTATGTCTTTCTCCTCGG TGCATACAGAGGACTATACATTCTCAACTGGATCTATCGCTACTTTACTGAGCCCCACTTTGTCCATTGGATAA CATGGATTTCTGGCCTTGTTCAAACACTACTCTATGCTGATTTCTTCTATTACTATTTCCAAAG CTGGAAGAACAACAAAAAGCTTCATTTGCCAGCATGA